Proteins found in one Misgurnus anguillicaudatus chromosome 3, ASM2758022v2, whole genome shotgun sequence genomic segment:
- the tmem154 gene encoding transmembrane protein 154 — protein sequence MTLVLLLILALTASWTGLVKCEEEENPEFLEVTTPIAGDKEDIENHEDAAGSGDDTNQENKDLDPATRLNSVNDAEKDPTAETTEETDAEDLNLVIIIIPLALILILISMIVCGVIVYRRRRTKAVATEEDPYLDNEDHEKVPMPMFEDDIPSVMELEMEDLENWMSKGNCYGRDAVLTVPS from the exons ATGACTCTTGTACTACTCCTGATTTTGGCATTGACAGCTAGCTGGACTGGACTTG TTAAATGTGAAGAGGAAGAAAACCCAGAAT TTTTGGAAGTAACAACTCCCATTGCAGGAGACAAAGAAGACATAG agaaTCACGAGGATGCAGCAGGCTCTGGAGATGATACAAATCAAG AAAACAAGGATTTAGACCCCGCAACCAGGCTTAACTCAGTAAATGATGCAGAAAAAGATCCAACTGCTGAGACAACTGAAGAAACAGATGCAGAAGATCTAAACTTAGTCATCATCATCATACCATTGGCCCTCATACTCATCCTCATCTCTATGATTGTGTGTGGAGTCATTGTCTACCGCAGACGGAGAACAAAAGCTGTTG CCACAGAAGAAGATCCTTATTTGGATAATGAAGACCATGAAAAAGTGCCAAT GCCCATGTTTGAAGATGATATTCCATCGGTGATGGAGCTAGAAATGGAAGACCTAGAAAACTGGATGTCAAAAG GAAACTGCTATGGACGTGATGCTGTTCTCACAGTACCTTCCTGA
- the mnd1 gene encoding meiotic nuclear division protein 1 homolog: MSKKKGLSLEEKRSRMMEIFFETKDVFQLKDIEKIAPKSKGITPMSVKDVLQSLVDDNLVDTERVGTSNYYWAFPSKALHARKRKLEELEKQCEEGKQRKIALQQAVGKAKVGREISEEREALLKKLVALKDQRDQLKADLEKYKECDPEVVKEIRNSNVAAKEAVSRWTDNVFAIKSWAKRKFGFEDSSLNKAFGIPEDFDYIN, encoded by the exons ATG TCTAAAAAGAAAGGACTTAGCTTGGAAGAAAAAAGAAGTCGTATGATGGAAATATTCTTTGAAACG AAAGATGTGTTTCAGCTGAAGGACATTGAAAAAATTGCCCCCAAATCTAAAGGAATCA CTCCCATGTCAGTAAAAGATGTGCTGCAGAGTCTAGTGGATGATAACTTGGTGGACACAGAAAGAGTGGGCACCTCCAACTATTACTGGGCGTTTCCCAGTAAGGCCCTGCACGCCCGTAAACGTAAATTAGAGGAGCTGGAGAAACAG TGTGAGGAGGGGAAGCAGCGAAAAATAGCCCTTCAGCAAGCAGTTGGCAAAGCCAAAGTGGGACGTGAAATTAGC GAGGAAAGAGAGGCTTTACTGAAGAAGCTTGTGGCATTAAAAGATCAGAGAGATCAGCTGAAGGCTGACTTGGAGAAGTACAAAGAATGTGATCCGGAGGTGGTGAAGGAGATTC GTAATTCCAACGTTGCAGCAAAGGAGGCAGTTTCCAGATGGACCG aTAATGTTTTTGCAATCAAATCCTGGGCAAAGAGAAAATTTGGCTTTGAGGACAGCAGTTTAAACAAAGCTTTTGGAATACCAGAGGACTTTGACTACATTAACTGA